The sequence TAACATGAACCAAATTGtcaaaagagagaggaaaaaacccaatttatttaatttgactgAGACACCATTTTTACCAAATACCACTCttgaaaataagttttaaataaGACACCAATATGTACAACACCTTATTACACAACATGACCATAAGGAaaacattacaataaaataaaaagctgataaaaacacaaataaccaACAGCCTTGTGTTCAAATCCCCACACAAAAATTGGTGGATTACATTAGTGTCAAGGCCCTGAGGTTAAAGCTAAACTAAGTGATTCGCTGTAAGAATAACAGACAGCCCATCTATGACTTTTGAGATTGCATCCAAGTCAAGATAATCATTTTGTATTCTTTTAGCTCATTTATGGGTTTTTTGGAAATAATTCTACATTAAAAATCTTTCAGTAACTTAGCATGAATAAAGGTGTAACATGCCTTTTAATGAAAGTGCAGCAAAACTCCACACCTCGAAAAAGGTAATGTTGTTTCTAACATCAAGTCAAATGTAACAAACCAGTTAAACTACTTCATCATGTATGCTCAGAAGAGCTCTTTGTCTAACTTCAATAAGTTACAGTAACAGTACAAAAAAACCCTTCATCCCATCACCTTCATTATTAATCACAAGCGTATCAACTTTATACACCTGAAAATAGAACATTTTGTGAGAAAGTTGTGTGATTAGTAACATTTTAGAAGCATCCTGTAAAGAGTAATGACTAAGTTATCGGTTTCATTTCGTAGAATACAGTGTACACAACATGGCTACCCTTTAAGTATCTAGATGCTGTTGTGCTGacaatatgtatacatacattatGAGGAACCATCATTCAATGATGGGAAAACATTCTCATGTCTAATACACTTTTTAAACTATCAAAATCCCATATTAGGGTGTTCACGTGATGGGTCATTTTAATTTcacctggggaaaaaaaggaaaaaaatcccCAGTATCttaaaaattaaactaaactcTCACTAAACTCCAGCCTTGTTCTAtggtgtaaaaacaaatactctTATTTATACATAATTAGTCCGCCATGTTAAATAGATTATGTAGTGATGAGGTGCTGACAATCAAATGATATCACGGCCACTATGCCTCCTCTTCACCGTcatcattttcctttcaccttcACTTTGAATTGAAGTTTTAAGACAGCATCAACTTACAACATGCTGTCTAAAACGTAGGGTAGTTGAGATTTAAATAACATTACACGAGACCTCATTCTTTTCTCATATATTTTTTGTCTCTAAAAccgtagtgcataacttttaaatatgatcAAATGTCGGTTACATTCAAGTCACTGGCGAATTAGTTCACACGAAGCTGATTAAACCTATCAGCTCCTTGcagctctctctgtttctcagaatCAAGTGTCGCCCAGCGACATTTCCTCACTTTGCACGGTAAGGGATATATTTTACTTCAAGACTGACAAAGGCAAGGAGgaaatacaacagcagcaggtggaTGTAGGACTGAAAATGTTAAGTAGTGCCCACAAAAAATCTCAGAACTGGATCTACTGCTAAAAACAATCCCCTGGAATTTCAGCAGTGTGACAAGACAAACAATTCAAAAAACTGGGTCGCAGAAGGGAGCGGATTGGTGCAAGATCACCTAGGCATAATGTCATATAAAGGCAGCAGCagtatttttgtaattatttagAAATCTTCAGGGGgggatttttattattatttctaattGGAAAAAGGGGACACCCTTATTAGTATTTTCATCAAATTATCAAACCCTAAGCTAAAACTCCTCAGAAGAATGTTAGGACATGGCTTGTTTGATACATTCTTTTAGTGACATACAGAAAGATGAGACTCTCCTGAGGAAAACAGTCCAGTTTTCCTAGCTCCTGCCAAACGCTCCCTGTGCAGCACCGGCTGCAGCAGACTGGAAGGATCGGTTGGTCAGGACTCCCTGGGAGAACTCCTGCTGGGCCTTGGTAAAGCTGGCACCTGTCCTTCTGTATTTAGAGTGGACCTGGGGAAATGGAGAAAAGGGACAGAGATAGTCAGTGACAGGTTTTATATGTTCAATAAAGGATTGGTAGGTCTCACCAACTATAAGAGCAAGTAATAGGTGTTGATTCGATCATTTTTACCAAGGATTTGAGAAAGCACTGCAAGACAGGCTATTTACGGAGGTGTTTACCTTTATCCAACATGTTGTACGTGacaaaaatgtgcatattttaatACAGATTAAATACAGGTTTGTGATTGCTTCTTAGACATAGTCAGGGTTTGCACTGCAGCAGGTGTGCACGGCAAGAGCATACAAACGACAATGAAGGACAAGGTCATGGTCGTAATTGCACGCATGGTTATTGTTACAATGAAAAGAAGTCTTAATAAATAAAGTGCTACTACCATTAACAACAGGATACAAGTTTCCCCATTTCATTTGCCCTTCATCTACATTTCCTGCATTGTGCCGGGTTTGGCTGATTCTTTCCACATGAATCATTTGTATGTAAGCTCAGCATCCTGACCTGCTTTGAGTATTTCTGAACCTTCAGATCCATTCAGCAAATTCTAAATCTTTGTACTCCCTTTGATGCCCTTCCATCGTAGCTGCTGTTAAGGGTTTTTGTTATCATGATTTTTACTTTCTCCAGTTATGTTTCTCTCTTTGATCTGGGGCCAGCCTCACTAAACTGGAGTGGAAATAAACAATATCATGCCACAGTGAATTAATTCACTTCTAAATACTTTCACATATTAAGCATTTGGAACCTACTTACCAACACAAgattatttaaatcacaatatctgCAAATTAAAAACTGCAACAAGGCCCAGTATTACACTTTATATTAGCGTACCATTTTCAGAAGGATGACACCCAATACGGCGTTTACGGTGAAAAACCCAGCGACCACCATCATAACCACAGCCACGGCCAAATTGGAGCCGATCATGCTGATTGCTGTGATCCATCCActgcaaacaacaacagacaaacacagaacaaacaaataacatgaaTCACTTAAAGACTTTGCAGTGAGAATACACAACACATACTTTTTGTCTTGATTTAATCAAAAGTATTCAACTAAAAGGAAATGACAACATCCTGCCCTTCACCAATGACCAATGGAAAAGCATGAAGTTTGAAAAAGTGACTGATGTAAAGTACGGAAGCCCGATATATTATCTAATCTGAAAAGAAACCCAGAGAGAAAAGTTCCACACACTTACAAAGCAGCAACCCAGATAAGTTAGGGCAGCAGGAATCTGTCAAAGAGATGCAAGAGAGGAGATGCAGAGCAAGAATacacataacaaacaaacacagtaagtGAGAATGAAGATGAACCGCTGACCCATGCATACCCACAGTGTATAAAGCAAAGAGTAGAGACTCCTACTTACTATTGACAGAAATCTGTTATCAATAAGCAACTACGTCATACACTAACACCACCCTACAGATACttattcagtcaaaaaaatgttCCCACTCACCTGTTTCCCCACCTGGGGATCCCCACAGTTTGGATAATGTACACTGCCGTTtggaaaaagaagacaaagaagaagaaaaagaagctaAAGGAGCTGTCAGACCTGGGgagcaaaaatagacagagacaccacattattattgatatttaacatttaagatgtttgtttttgcagtcaTTATTCAACATTACTCTAAATTGAAAAGACACATTAGCATGAAAGCCACAAAACTTTGCCTAGAAGTCCTCGAATTTCCAAAAAATTCAATGCTAGTCTGTAGAAACCTAGATGTTATTTTACAGATTTCTCTTTTAAACTtagttttaaaatatgaaatctTGTGCTCTGTGCCTTGTCCGTGTGCTTATTAAAATTTTTCTTTACATATACCCTACTAATATTTCCTCTTATGCCGGTATCAGACTACACAATATTTCGTCTTTCACGATGGTCATTATTGCGTAGTTTGATCCCGGCATAACACCCAAGATTTCtgttgtatgaatgtgtgtttgtggtcagTGGACTGAAGAAATTCAATTACCCTtcagggataaataaagttttctgtaTCTGTAAAACAACTGAATCAAACAATGTAATGTCCTGTCAGTATTGTAAATCAAAGTACATTTCATTAAGAGACTGCTTAAACAGCGTACCTGAAGGCTTTGTAGACCGGCCTGTACCAGCAGACAAACGACACAGGAGTGAAGAGGATGAACCAGAGGATAGACAGACCAAAGTCCACACCATTTTGACTGTCTACAGTGAAGTAAGCCAGGCAGGCCAGCACGTTGAGGAAGAGGGTGGCACAGTGGACTGTGGAGACACACAggtgacctttaacctcagAGTTCAAACTAAGTGACCCAACAAAGTTTGGATGGTTAAAAAAGGTTGTGAGTAATGCTTTCATTAAATGTTTAACCaataatgtgacagaaatgaatGACATGATTGGGTTCTGCACTGGCAGTCATGAACTGGACTGTTGGATTCTAAAAGAATTACAACCAAACTGAAAAGATCCAGCACATATGAGACACTCAGTCATCACATTTAAATTATGTTgtaaattgtgattattttgtcaaGTAAAAGTCAACATCTATAGCTGCTGATCTCCAACTCAAACACATTAACAAAGAAGAAAGTGTTGCTACATGTATCTGAAGATACCTCACTTATGATTATAAACAAAGTACTTgctccatccattcatcatctaccactttatcctccactggagggacgCAGGTTAcatatgaaaaacattttatcatGCACACTGGTGACTCTGTCATATTCAAAAACAATCCAACTTGTTATCTGAGTCAGTGTTGGGGAAAACTGCATACTGGGATACATACACATCCAGAGATAGTACATTCTCTTGCAGATCCTGCGGTAATCCTCTGGGATTTCCTCTTCAAAGTCCTGGTAGAAGCAGGGCTTTACAGGGGAGAAACTGGGTAGAGGCGGCCAGTTGTTCTCTTTTGCTGAAAGACATTTCACagagtcattattttgagtGGTTATCAGTTCTTATAGTTCATGCATGTCACAACGTAAAACCACTGCAGTCACTTACTTCCATTGTTTGCTCTGCCTGCCGTCCTGTTCTTTAGCTCCTGCTCTTTACGGTCCAGCTCGGCTGCTTTccgctccagctcctcctgctgtTTGAGCAGGTCAGCTTGGGCAGCAGTTGCAGTTGCCTGGTGGGTGATTGGAGAGATGCACTCTAAACACTCTTAATACTGTCACTTTTACCCCTAGTAGGACTAGGATGAGAAACACAATGTTAATCCTGGTTTTTGAATCTAATGCCAAGGTCAAGGTAACTTCATCACTTCGAATTTGACAGACTTTCTGCTGGGAGCTTGTGAGTTATCCCAGATCTGTGCTTGATTTATATGGCTTACAGGTCACGACATCCTACATCTGTAGGTAATGCTTAATAAGCATACAATAACCTCAGCATAAGACTAAGCAATGACTGTGGGAAGTAAACATTTTAACTGATTGCAGTGCAGCTACTTTTTTCAACGTGTGGAAATAACATACAGGTGTATACCTGGTAATATACagaatttgttttgttgtttgttacaTGTTCAGCGGATGATACGCTTTAAGAGATGTACAAACCATAATAGTATCTGTGAACACTGTGTTTTGGTAAATTTGAGACTAAGGTTTTGTACTAAAAAACACTGACTAGGTATTTTCTCAGTCGGAAAACAT is a genomic window of Solea senegalensis isolate Sse05_10M linkage group LG7, IFAPA_SoseM_1, whole genome shotgun sequence containing:
- the scamp2l gene encoding secretory carrier membrane protein 2, like, with protein sequence MSAYDSNPFADPVDVNPFQDASVTQATSGGNENVGEFNPFSAPDMGHHSGTTIPISAVSSQPAILQTSVEHSAKATATAAQADLLKQQEELERKAAELDRKEQELKNRTAGRANNGTKENNWPPLPSFSPVKPCFYQDFEEEIPEDYRRICKRMYYLWMFHCATLFLNVLACLAYFTVDSQNGVDFGLSILWFILFTPVSFVCWYRPVYKAFRSDSSFSFFFFFFVFFFQTAVYIIQTVGIPRWGNSGWITAISMIGSNLAVAVVMMVVAGFFTVNAVLGVILLKMVHSKYRRTGASFTKAQQEFSQGVLTNRSFQSAAAGAAQGAFGRS